The Streptomyces sp. NBC_00440 genome contains a region encoding:
- a CDS encoding ABC transporter ATP-binding protein, which translates to MTSAVQHQPDRAAADAVSVHGLGKVFKVPDGSGGQTRHTAVADVDFTVPAGGSLGIVGESGSGKTTIARMLVGLERPTSGTITVLGRDRSRPGRGAAERRRRAREAQIVFQDPYTSLDPTQSVRSAVEEVLRHQTDLTEPQRAARVDELVDQVGLTARQSNAKPKELSGGQRQRTAIARALAAEPRVLILDEAVSALDVSIQAQILNLLADIRAETGIVYLLISHDLAVVRQLCDSALVLRRGRVVEQGSCAQVLDAPADEYTRALRAAVPTPGWRPGG; encoded by the coding sequence ATGACCAGCGCCGTACAGCACCAGCCCGACCGGGCCGCGGCCGACGCGGTCTCCGTTCACGGCCTGGGCAAGGTCTTCAAAGTGCCGGACGGCAGCGGCGGCCAGACCCGCCACACCGCTGTCGCGGACGTCGACTTCACCGTGCCGGCCGGCGGTTCGCTCGGCATCGTGGGGGAGTCCGGGTCCGGCAAGACCACCATCGCCCGGATGCTGGTGGGCCTGGAACGCCCCACCAGCGGGACCATCACCGTCCTGGGACGCGACCGTTCCCGGCCGGGCCGTGGCGCCGCCGAACGCCGCCGCAGGGCACGGGAGGCGCAGATCGTCTTCCAGGACCCCTACACCTCTCTGGACCCCACGCAGAGCGTACGGTCCGCGGTCGAGGAGGTGCTGCGGCACCAAACGGACCTGACGGAACCCCAACGTGCCGCCCGGGTGGATGAGCTGGTGGACCAGGTCGGACTGACGGCCCGTCAATCCAATGCCAAACCCAAGGAGTTGTCGGGGGGTCAGCGCCAGCGGACAGCCATCGCCCGCGCTCTCGCGGCCGAGCCGCGAGTACTGATCCTGGACGAGGCGGTCTCCGCGCTCGATGTCTCCATCCAGGCGCAGATCCTCAATCTGCTCGCCGACATCCGGGCCGAGACCGGGATCGTCTATCTGCTGATCTCCCACGACCTCGCGGTGGTCAGGCAGTTGTGCGACAGCGCGCTGGTGCTGCGGCGCGGCCGGGTCGTGGAGCAGGGCAGCTGCGCGCAGGTACTGGACGCCCCCGCGGACGAGTACACCCGCGCCCTGCGCGCGGCCGTCCCGACACCCGGCTGGCGGCCCGGCGGGTGA
- a CDS encoding TetR/AcrR family transcriptional regulator gives MGQAKPTAVAGRTRRAALTRESILEAALHVCSPEGGAVLTFNRLGKELGADPTAVYRHFRDKDELVLALSEVLVRESEELAAADAPGREDWRGWLTATARALRTVYLRRPVLAVLAAGRTTAGPAETESVEEIIGVLHQAGLPVIEAAECYRMAVDLTLAFIHTNASFLVLDADTQAKDDSAWAVKYGLLPADRFPLLQQSAARLTELFRKDEEVFEMVLSTFLDGVALRIERARG, from the coding sequence ATGGGTCAGGCCAAACCGACCGCGGTAGCAGGCCGCACACGCAGGGCGGCCCTCACCAGGGAGTCGATCCTGGAGGCTGCGCTGCACGTGTGCTCACCCGAAGGCGGTGCGGTCCTGACCTTCAACCGGCTCGGCAAAGAGCTCGGCGCCGACCCCACCGCCGTCTACCGGCACTTCCGCGACAAGGACGAACTCGTACTGGCGCTCAGCGAAGTGCTGGTCCGGGAGTCGGAGGAACTCGCCGCCGCCGACGCGCCCGGCCGTGAGGACTGGCGCGGCTGGCTCACCGCCACCGCCCGCGCCTTGCGCACCGTCTACCTGCGCCGCCCGGTCCTCGCGGTACTCGCCGCCGGACGCACCACGGCCGGACCGGCGGAGACCGAGAGCGTCGAGGAGATCATCGGAGTACTCCACCAGGCCGGACTGCCCGTGATCGAGGCGGCCGAGTGCTACCGGATGGCCGTGGACCTGACGCTGGCGTTCATCCACACCAACGCCTCGTTCCTCGTCCTCGACGCCGACACCCAGGCCAAGGACGACTCTGCCTGGGCCGTCAAGTACGGCCTGCTGCCGGCCGACCGTTTCCCGCTGCTCCAGCAGAGCGCGGCCCGCCTCACCGAACTCTTCCGCAAGGACGAGGAAGTCTTCGAGATGGTCCTGTCGACCTTCCTCGACGGCGTGGCACTGCGCATCGAACGCGCCAGGGGGTGA
- a CDS encoding ABC transporter permease, translated as MTALTDSTGSVEETAGSPADTVRSAPAAGWSRRARAALGVSGIAAAAFLLLVLVLAVAAPLLAPTDPNTQSLLDSYAAPSGAHLLGADGLGRDIASRLVYGSRTSLLGPALVVAVSLLIGIPLALAGSWYGGAVDAVIARVFDLVYALPGLLLAVLAVALFGPGLTPAVAALSIAYIPFLGRIVRAAARQQRVSPYVDALAVQGFGTLRITVRHILRNITPVVLGQAAIAFGYALLDLASLSYLGLAVQAPGSDWGVMVSDSDALAKGYWLTVIAPGVLIVLCVLALTVLGSRISGERPQPYLRRRRTPRRTARTTGALS; from the coding sequence ATGACCGCGCTCACCGATTCCACCGGCTCCGTCGAAGAGACCGCCGGCAGCCCAGCCGATACCGTACGGTCCGCCCCCGCGGCCGGCTGGTCGCGCAGGGCCCGCGCCGCCCTCGGCGTCTCCGGGATCGCGGCTGCCGCCTTCCTGCTGCTCGTCCTGGTACTCGCGGTCGCGGCGCCGCTGCTGGCGCCCACCGACCCCAACACCCAGAGTCTCCTGGACTCCTACGCCGCTCCGTCCGGCGCGCATCTGCTGGGCGCCGACGGCCTCGGACGCGACATCGCCTCCCGGCTCGTCTACGGCTCGCGCACCAGCCTGCTCGGGCCCGCACTCGTGGTGGCGGTCTCGCTGCTGATCGGCATCCCGCTGGCACTGGCCGGATCCTGGTACGGCGGAGCGGTGGACGCCGTCATCGCCCGTGTCTTCGACCTGGTGTACGCCCTGCCGGGGCTGCTGCTCGCGGTGCTCGCCGTGGCGCTGTTCGGACCCGGGCTCACACCGGCGGTCGCCGCGCTCTCCATCGCCTACATCCCCTTCCTCGGCCGGATCGTGCGCGCCGCCGCCCGCCAGCAGCGTGTCAGCCCCTATGTGGACGCGCTGGCCGTCCAGGGGTTCGGGACGCTGCGCATCACGGTCCGTCACATCCTGCGCAACATTACCCCGGTGGTGCTCGGCCAGGCCGCCATCGCCTTCGGCTACGCCCTGCTGGACCTGGCGTCGCTGTCGTATCTGGGCCTCGCCGTGCAGGCACCTGGATCCGACTGGGGCGTCATGGTCAGCGACAGCGACGCCCTGGCCAAGGGCTACTGGCTCACCGTCATCGCTCCCGGGGTGCTGATCGTGCTGTGCGTACTGGCGCTCACCGTGCTCGGCAGCCGGATCAGCGGCGAGCGCCCCCAGCCGTATCTGCGCCGCCGCCGCACACCCCGCCGCACTGCCCGAACCACCGGAGCCCTGTCATGA
- a CDS encoding universal stress protein — protein MTDQQPHQFERGTDGPKVIVVGIDGSEPSLRAASYAAGLARRQNALLAIVYVQPVLSAGVSLGAPVGETTGEIAEALVAEIRTATERVKEIFAVRWEFHTFRGDPYNGLVTAADELKADAVVVGASESAGHRIIGSVAVRLVKAGRWPVTVVP, from the coding sequence GTGACAGATCAGCAGCCTCACCAGTTCGAACGCGGTACAGACGGTCCCAAGGTGATCGTGGTCGGGATCGACGGATCGGAGCCGTCGCTCCGGGCCGCCTCGTACGCCGCGGGACTCGCCCGGCGGCAGAACGCACTGCTCGCCATCGTGTACGTGCAGCCGGTGCTCTCCGCCGGGGTGTCCCTCGGGGCCCCGGTCGGAGAGACCACCGGGGAGATCGCCGAGGCACTGGTCGCCGAGATCCGGACCGCGACCGAGCGGGTCAAGGAGATATTCGCCGTGCGCTGGGAGTTCCACACCTTCCGCGGCGATCCGTACAACGGTCTGGTCACCGCGGCCGACGAGCTCAAGGCGGACGCCGTGGTGGTCGGGGCCTCCGAGTCGGCCGGCCACCGGATCATCGGATCGGTGGCCGTCCGGCTGGTCAAGGCCGGCCGCTGGCCGGTCACCGTCGTCCCGTAA
- a CDS encoding amidohydrolase has translation MPRDHHFADLVFTGGPVYTVDPARSWAGSVAVRDGRIVVVGDDHDVRHLIGANTEVVDLAGKLLLPGFQDSHVHPVLAGAGLRSCALYDLEEADLYVDAVAAYAAAYPQREWITGGGWSMEAFPGGTPHRSMLDAVVPERPVALPNRDGHGLWANSRALEIAGIDRDTPDPADGRIERDSDGVPTGMLQEGAADLVTRHIPAITDEEFYEGLLEGQRHLHGFGITGWQDAAVGSGFGPGDVYGAYLVAAGRGTLTARVRGAQWWDRDGGLEQLAGFADRREQAAGAGEGRGRFRAGSVKIMLDGVAENHTAAMLEPYLDGCGCSSGESGIDFIDPGKLAEYVSELDAAGFQVHFHALGDRAVRSALDAVEEAQRRNGRRGNRHHLAHLQVVHPDDIPRFRALGATANIQPLWAMHEPQMDELTIPFLGERRSGWQYPFGSLLRAGAMLAAGSDWSVSTPDVMLGAHVAVNRCGPEDGERVFGPEERIDLGAAIAAYTAGSARVNHLDAETGSVQPGKYADLVVLDRDPFAGPARDIGRTGVDRTYVEGVLVHAAS, from the coding sequence GTGCCCCGCGATCACCACTTCGCCGACCTGGTCTTCACCGGCGGCCCCGTCTACACCGTCGATCCGGCCCGCTCCTGGGCCGGCTCCGTCGCCGTCCGTGACGGCCGGATCGTGGTAGTCGGCGACGACCACGACGTCCGGCATCTCATCGGAGCGAACACCGAAGTCGTCGATCTGGCAGGGAAGTTGCTCCTGCCGGGATTCCAGGACTCGCATGTCCATCCGGTCCTCGCCGGGGCCGGTCTGCGCAGTTGCGCCCTGTACGACCTGGAGGAAGCGGATCTCTACGTCGACGCCGTAGCCGCCTACGCCGCCGCGTATCCGCAGCGCGAGTGGATCACCGGCGGCGGCTGGAGCATGGAGGCGTTCCCGGGCGGCACTCCGCACCGCTCCATGCTGGACGCCGTCGTCCCGGAGCGCCCGGTCGCCCTGCCCAACCGGGACGGACACGGCCTGTGGGCCAACTCCCGCGCCCTGGAGATCGCCGGCATCGACCGCGACACACCGGACCCGGCGGACGGCCGCATCGAGCGGGACAGCGACGGCGTCCCCACCGGGATGCTCCAGGAGGGGGCCGCCGACCTGGTGACCCGTCACATCCCGGCCATCACGGACGAGGAGTTCTACGAAGGCCTGCTCGAAGGGCAGCGCCATCTGCACGGCTTCGGCATCACCGGCTGGCAGGACGCCGCCGTCGGCAGCGGCTTCGGTCCCGGTGATGTGTACGGCGCCTACCTCGTCGCCGCCGGCCGGGGAACGCTCACCGCCCGTGTCCGCGGCGCCCAGTGGTGGGACCGGGACGGCGGACTCGAACAGCTCGCGGGCTTCGCCGACCGACGGGAGCAGGCGGCCGGCGCGGGGGAGGGGCGCGGACGGTTCCGGGCGGGGAGCGTGAAGATCATGCTCGACGGTGTCGCCGAGAACCACACCGCCGCGATGCTGGAGCCCTATCTGGACGGCTGCGGCTGCTCCAGCGGCGAGTCCGGGATCGACTTCATCGACCCGGGCAAACTCGCCGAGTACGTCAGCGAGTTGGACGCGGCCGGATTCCAGGTGCACTTCCACGCGCTGGGCGACCGCGCCGTGCGCAGCGCCCTGGACGCCGTCGAGGAAGCGCAGCGGCGCAACGGCCGGCGGGGGAACCGGCACCATCTCGCGCACCTGCAAGTGGTCCACCCCGACGACATCCCGCGCTTCCGGGCGCTGGGCGCGACCGCCAACATCCAGCCCCTGTGGGCGATGCACGAACCGCAGATGGACGAACTCACCATCCCCTTCCTGGGTGAGCGCCGGTCCGGCTGGCAGTACCCGTTCGGCTCACTGCTGCGCGCCGGGGCGATGCTCGCGGCGGGCAGCGACTGGTCGGTGAGCACCCCGGACGTGATGCTCGGAGCCCATGTGGCCGTCAACCGGTGCGGGCCCGAGGACGGCGAACGGGTCTTCGGCCCCGAGGAGCGGATCGACCTGGGCGCCGCCATCGCGGCGTACACCGCGGGCAGCGCGCGGGTGAACCACCTGGACGCGGAGACCGGTTCGGTACAGCCCGGCAAGTACGCCGATCTGGTCGTGCTGGACCGCGACCCCTTCGCGGGGCCCGCCCGGGACATCGGCCGCACCGGGGTGGACCGCACCTACGTCGAAGGCGTTCTCGTGCACGCCGCTTCCTGA
- a CDS encoding sensor histidine kinase: MSGAALAALIVLGPLLVAGGFLLGRRTRPARGSGVGTPVEHATFETLHAASLAAPPLRAGLTGESARKAARRLRSLLGTDALCLTDGERVLAWDGIGDHHRAPVMEQLGALLETGRDQAFSSACDDLDCPLRWAVAVPLTVDGGVLGALVAYAPRESAVLARAAGEVARWVSVQLELAELDRSRTQLIEAEIKALRAQISPHFIFNSLAAIASFVRTDPERARELLLEFADFTRYSFRSHGDFTTLAEELHSIDQYLALVRARFGDRLGVTLQVAPEVLPVALPFLCLQPLVENAVKHGIEGETGQSRVTISALDAGAEAEVVVEDNGVGMEPDRLRRILRGEAGTSSGVGLLNVDERLRQVYGDEYGLVIETARGAGMKVTLRIPKYRAGVHGS, from the coding sequence GTGAGCGGGGCCGCACTCGCCGCGCTGATCGTGCTCGGACCGCTGCTGGTGGCCGGCGGGTTCCTGCTCGGCCGGCGCACCCGCCCCGCACGCGGCAGCGGCGTCGGAACGCCCGTCGAGCACGCGACGTTCGAGACGCTGCACGCCGCGTCGCTCGCCGCCCCGCCGCTGCGGGCCGGGCTCACCGGGGAAAGCGCCCGCAAGGCCGCACGCCGGCTGCGCTCCCTGCTCGGCACCGACGCGCTCTGCCTCACCGACGGCGAGCGCGTCCTCGCCTGGGACGGCATCGGTGACCACCACCGCGCCCCCGTCATGGAGCAGTTGGGCGCCCTCCTGGAGACCGGCAGGGACCAGGCGTTCAGCAGTGCCTGCGACGATCTGGACTGCCCGCTGCGCTGGGCGGTGGCCGTCCCGCTGACCGTCGACGGCGGGGTGCTCGGCGCGCTCGTCGCCTACGCACCGCGCGAGTCGGCGGTGCTCGCCCGGGCGGCCGGGGAGGTGGCCCGCTGGGTCTCCGTACAGCTGGAACTCGCCGAACTCGACCGTTCCCGCACCCAGTTGATCGAGGCAGAGATCAAGGCCCTGAGGGCGCAGATCTCCCCGCACTTCATCTTCAACTCCCTCGCGGCCATCGCCTCGTTCGTCCGCACCGACCCCGAGCGGGCACGCGAACTGCTCCTGGAGTTCGCCGACTTCACCCGTTACTCCTTCCGCAGCCACGGCGACTTCACCACGCTCGCCGAGGAGCTGCACTCCATCGACCAGTACCTGGCCCTGGTGCGGGCCCGCTTCGGCGACCGGCTGGGTGTCACGCTCCAGGTCGCGCCGGAGGTCCTGCCCGTGGCGCTGCCGTTCCTCTGTCTGCAGCCGCTCGTCGAGAACGCCGTCAAACACGGGATCGAGGGGGAGACGGGACAGAGCCGCGTCACCATCAGCGCGCTCGACGCGGGGGCCGAGGCCGAGGTGGTGGTCGAGGACAACGGCGTCGGCATGGAGCCGGACCGGCTGCGCCGGATTCTTCGCGGTGAGGCCGGGACCTCGTCCGGCGTCGGACTGCTGAACGTGGACGAACGGCTGCGCCAGGTGTACGGGGACGAGTACGGCCTCGTGATCGAGACGGCGCGCGGCGCGGGGATGAAAGTGACTCTGCGCATCCCGAAATACCGTGCGGGCGTGCACGGTTCGTGA
- a CDS encoding ABC transporter permease: protein MGRLLLYRLGGMVTTLLLSSMLVFGSLYLAPGSPENVLFGSRAPSAEARAAVRHQLHLDQPLLVRYWDWLTGLLHGDLGRSMVTGQPVSDRVGAGLGTTVLLVGLSIVLVVLLGLTLGTAAALWPGRVDGAVNAITSVSVTVPPFVASTLLISVFAVRLGWFPASGTSSGLSGTLHGLVLPSCALALISAGFLARITRNALREQLDREHVQTALVRGLPRRVVLRDHVFRNALPPVITAVGLLTSGLFASTLVVESAFAVPGIGQLTIQSVAQKDFPVVQAVALLLVGAFVVCNAVSDLVQALIDPRLRTAGRTA from the coding sequence ATGGGGCGCCTGCTGCTGTACCGCCTGGGCGGGATGGTCACCACACTGCTGCTCTCCAGCATGCTGGTCTTCGGCAGCCTCTACCTCGCTCCGGGCAGCCCGGAGAACGTCCTGTTCGGCAGCCGCGCGCCCTCTGCGGAGGCGCGGGCCGCGGTCCGCCACCAACTCCACCTCGACCAGCCGCTGTTGGTGCGCTACTGGGACTGGCTCACCGGGCTGCTGCACGGCGACCTCGGCCGCTCCATGGTCACCGGACAGCCCGTCAGCGACCGGGTGGGCGCCGGACTCGGCACCACCGTGCTGCTGGTCGGTCTGAGCATCGTGCTGGTGGTGCTGCTCGGGCTGACGCTCGGAACGGCCGCCGCACTGTGGCCCGGACGGGTGGACGGCGCCGTCAACGCCATCACCTCGGTGTCGGTGACCGTACCGCCGTTTGTCGCCTCCACCCTGCTGATCTCGGTGTTCGCGGTACGCCTGGGCTGGTTCCCGGCGTCGGGAACCAGCAGCGGGTTGAGCGGGACCCTGCACGGCCTGGTGCTGCCGTCCTGTGCGCTCGCCCTGATCTCGGCCGGCTTCCTGGCCCGGATCACCCGCAACGCCCTGCGCGAACAGCTGGACCGCGAGCACGTACAGACCGCGCTGGTACGGGGCCTGCCGCGGCGGGTGGTGCTGCGCGACCACGTGTTCCGCAATGCCCTGCCGCCGGTGATCACCGCCGTCGGGCTGCTCACCTCCGGTCTGTTCGCCTCCACGCTCGTGGTGGAGTCCGCCTTCGCGGTGCCCGGCATCGGACAGCTCACCATCCAGTCGGTGGCGCAGAAGGACTTCCCCGTGGTGCAGGCCGTCGCGCTCCTGCTGGTCGGCGCGTTCGTCGTGTGCAACGCCGTCAGCGACCTGGTCCAAGCCCTGATCGACCCACGCCTGCGCACCGCGGGGAGGACCGCATGA
- a CDS encoding sigma-70 family RNA polymerase sigma factor: MSLPAVLRSYTEVTSTQTRRGTDERDLLELQRSHGGALLQFLLRLTYGDRQRAEDLVQETLVRAWQHPEAFEGPYESIRPWLFTVGRRLAIDARRSRLARPAEVSDRLLESAATHGDPAERSAAALDVREAVRTLSPEHREVLVQIYFRGLSVHEAASALGIPAGTVKSRAYYALRALGRSLPGYPDGVR, translated from the coding sequence CTGTCCCTCCCCGCCGTGCTGCGCTCGTATACGGAGGTGACCTCCACACAGACGCGCCGCGGAACGGACGAGCGGGATCTCCTCGAACTCCAGCGCAGCCACGGCGGTGCGCTGCTGCAGTTCCTGCTGCGTCTGACGTACGGAGACCGGCAGCGCGCCGAGGACCTGGTGCAGGAGACCCTGGTGCGTGCCTGGCAGCACCCCGAGGCCTTCGAGGGTCCGTACGAGTCGATACGGCCCTGGCTGTTCACGGTGGGCAGACGGCTGGCCATCGATGCCCGCAGATCCCGGCTGGCGCGCCCGGCCGAGGTGAGCGACCGGCTGCTGGAGTCCGCCGCCACGCACGGCGATCCCGCCGAGCGGTCGGCCGCCGCCCTCGACGTCCGTGAGGCGGTACGGACCCTGAGCCCGGAACACCGGGAGGTGCTGGTGCAGATCTACTTCCGCGGGCTGAGTGTGCACGAGGCCGCTTCGGCGCTCGGGATTCCGGCAGGGACCGTCAAGTCCCGTGCGTACTACGCCCTGCGCGCCCTGGGCCGCAGCCTGCCCGGCTATCCGGACGGGGTCCGCTGA
- a CDS encoding ABC transporter substrate-binding protein gives MKARPTRRGRLRAAVPVAALALLATACGGSGTHADTSGSRSNFSGTQVTTAPGKGRIGNLTWSGDYHAPYSEDPLKTADYPEETILGNVCEPVLRTAPDYSLRPGIAKSWKQPDATHLVLDLDPRAVFSDGHPVTAEDVAFSLARNQDPKVASNFSDSYADVSAIKATGAAQVTITFSRPDYLFVHDLGVLAAAVVEKEFAVKAGQHFGSPGTGVVCAGPYTVGSFDGTNTMVLKRNSRYWDPSRAGKADSITFKFLTDPSALANALASGSLQGGFDLPASAIGKLSRTAGGKLYVGAKGSTTQNIDLIVTRFTGGLADRRVRQALSMAIDRKAIATTLFNGAADPLYAVAGPGFWQGSPAKATYSAGYNSLAKAPDVAAATALVKQAKATGKKITIGYAAGTPSQAQLAQVLQETGKAIGLNVKITGLPDQQYGQLFTDRKARSAYDSFLTVNYLEFPEAATMYASYATDTGAQNFNGYSDPTVKQALLQAQGAVNPQARAAHVLTAQKVLARDLPWIPIVAPRAVLFQNKAVTGAPLTFSYMASAWAAAIGAP, from the coding sequence ATGAAGGCGCGCCCGACCAGACGCGGCCGGCTGCGCGCCGCCGTCCCGGTCGCGGCCCTCGCGCTGCTCGCCACCGCCTGCGGCGGATCCGGCACGCACGCCGACACCTCCGGCTCCCGCAGCAACTTCAGCGGCACGCAGGTCACCACCGCCCCCGGCAAGGGCAGGATCGGCAACCTCACCTGGTCCGGGGACTACCACGCCCCGTACTCCGAGGACCCGCTCAAGACCGCCGACTACCCGGAGGAGACCATCCTGGGCAATGTCTGCGAGCCGGTGCTGCGCACCGCGCCCGACTACAGCCTGCGACCGGGCATCGCCAAGTCCTGGAAGCAGCCCGACGCCACCCACCTGGTACTCGACCTGGACCCGCGCGCCGTCTTCAGCGACGGTCATCCGGTCACCGCCGAGGACGTCGCCTTCAGCCTGGCGCGCAACCAGGACCCCAAGGTGGCCAGCAATTTCTCCGACAGCTACGCCGACGTCAGCGCGATCAAGGCCACCGGCGCCGCCCAGGTCACGATCACCTTCAGCCGGCCCGACTACCTGTTCGTGCACGACCTGGGGGTACTGGCCGCCGCTGTCGTGGAGAAGGAGTTCGCGGTCAAGGCCGGGCAGCACTTCGGCAGCCCCGGCACCGGCGTGGTCTGCGCCGGTCCGTACACCGTCGGGTCCTTCGACGGCACCAACACCATGGTCCTCAAGCGCAATTCCCGGTACTGGGACCCGAGTCGGGCCGGCAAGGCCGACAGCATCACCTTCAAGTTCCTCACCGACCCGTCCGCGCTGGCCAACGCGCTCGCATCGGGCAGCCTCCAGGGCGGCTTCGACCTGCCCGCCTCCGCCATCGGCAAGCTGAGCAGGACAGCCGGCGGAAAGCTCTACGTCGGCGCCAAGGGATCCACGACCCAGAACATCGACCTGATCGTCACCCGGTTCACCGGCGGCCTGGCCGACCGGCGGGTGCGGCAGGCGCTGTCCATGGCCATCGACCGCAAGGCCATTGCCACCACCTTGTTCAATGGCGCAGCCGACCCGCTGTACGCGGTGGCGGGCCCCGGATTCTGGCAGGGCAGCCCCGCGAAGGCCACCTACTCCGCCGGATACAACAGCCTGGCCAAGGCTCCCGACGTGGCTGCCGCCACCGCGCTGGTCAAGCAGGCGAAGGCCACCGGCAAGAAGATCACCATCGGCTACGCAGCCGGGACCCCCAGCCAGGCCCAGCTTGCCCAGGTACTGCAGGAGACCGGCAAGGCCATCGGCCTGAACGTGAAGATCACCGGACTGCCGGATCAGCAGTACGGACAGCTGTTCACCGACCGCAAGGCCCGCTCCGCCTATGACTCGTTCCTGACGGTCAACTACCTGGAGTTCCCCGAGGCCGCCACGATGTACGCCAGCTACGCCACCGATACCGGCGCACAGAACTTCAACGGCTACTCCGACCCCACCGTGAAGCAGGCCCTGCTGCAAGCCCAGGGCGCCGTCAATCCGCAGGCGCGTGCGGCCCATGTGCTCACCGCGCAGAAGGTGCTGGCGCGCGATCTGCCGTGGATCCCGATCGTCGCGCCGCGCGCCGTGCTGTTCCAGAACAAGGCGGTCACCGGCGCGCCGCTGACCTTCTCCTACATGGCCTCCGCCTGGGCCGCGGCCATCGGTGCGCCCTGA
- a CDS encoding bestrophin-like domain — protein MSEWLVLTLAMAAACAVVLTITLLSNRRIPEDDDPSETPDVIEYMTMMIGVIYAIVLGLAIAGVWEGLGAAQESVRTEAQALHEVDARSAVYPPAVHQRIHNDVETYVSYVLDTEWKHMGEHGDLTDRGAQLLNQVRRDVTDYKPANDHEGEAYQPLVDQVAAADDARSSRAQSAQATMPGVVWFGLITGAVITVGLIFTLQIRRSPKELLLAGLFSALIAFLLFLIWDFDAPFGRGVISATAGPFLDLFPHASK, from the coding sequence GTGTCGGAATGGCTTGTTCTCACTCTCGCGATGGCGGCCGCCTGTGCCGTCGTCCTGACCATCACCCTGCTCAGCAACCGCCGGATCCCCGAGGACGACGACCCGTCGGAGACCCCCGACGTCATCGAGTACATGACGATGATGATCGGCGTGATCTACGCGATCGTGCTGGGCCTGGCCATCGCAGGCGTCTGGGAGGGCCTCGGCGCCGCCCAGGAATCCGTCCGTACGGAGGCCCAGGCCCTGCACGAGGTCGACGCCCGCTCGGCCGTCTATCCGCCCGCTGTCCATCAGCGCATCCACAACGACGTGGAGACCTATGTCAGTTACGTTCTGGACACCGAGTGGAAGCACATGGGCGAGCACGGCGACCTCACCGACCGGGGTGCGCAACTCCTCAACCAGGTACGCCGGGACGTCACCGACTACAAGCCCGCGAACGATCACGAGGGGGAGGCCTACCAGCCGCTGGTCGACCAGGTGGCCGCGGCCGACGACGCCCGCAGTTCACGGGCGCAGAGCGCGCAGGCGACGATGCCGGGGGTCGTCTGGTTCGGTCTCATCACCGGTGCGGTGATCACCGTCGGGCTGATCTTCACCCTGCAGATCCGGCGCTCCCCGAAGGAACTGCTGCTCGCCGGGCTCTTCAGCGCGCTGATCGCCTTCCTGCTCTTCCTGATCTGGGACTTCGACGCGCCATTCGGCCGGGGCGTCATCTCCGCCACGGCCGGTCCATTCCTCGACCTCTTCCCGCACGCCTCGAAATAG
- a CDS encoding ABC transporter ATP-binding protein — protein MTDTTPSPPLLEIAGLSVHLAAQDTLRPVLDGIDLTLAPGEALGLVGESGSGKSMTVRAVTRLLPAGARAEGVLRFEGQDVGAMDAAELRRYRDNRVGMVFQDPRAHINPIRRVGSFLTEALVRNRGVSRKDARARAEAVLAEVGIDDPARRLRQYPHELSGGMLQRVMIASVLLAEPRLILADEPTTALDVTIQAEVVGILDRLRRERGIGMVFITHDLDLALAVCGRVAVMYAGRIVEIRAADELHHRASHPYTLGLLGSRPSIDARMERLDAIPGRPVSAFETGPGCAFADRCAHAQDICRRSRPELLPFQDGLVRCHRVAEICAEEASA, from the coding sequence ATGACCGACACGACACCATCCCCACCACTGCTGGAAATCGCCGGCCTCAGTGTCCATCTCGCCGCGCAGGACACCCTGCGGCCGGTCCTCGACGGCATCGACCTCACCCTCGCCCCGGGCGAAGCACTGGGTCTGGTCGGCGAATCCGGCTCGGGCAAGTCGATGACGGTGCGTGCCGTCACCCGGCTGCTGCCGGCCGGGGCCCGCGCCGAAGGCGTCCTGCGCTTCGAAGGCCAGGACGTCGGCGCGATGGACGCCGCTGAGCTGCGCCGCTACCGGGACAACCGCGTCGGCATGGTGTTCCAGGACCCGCGAGCCCATATCAACCCGATCCGGCGCGTCGGCTCCTTCCTCACCGAAGCCCTGGTCCGCAACCGCGGCGTCAGCCGGAAGGACGCCCGGGCGCGCGCCGAGGCGGTACTGGCCGAGGTCGGAATCGACGACCCGGCCCGGCGGCTGCGGCAGTACCCGCACGAACTGTCCGGCGGCATGCTGCAACGCGTGATGATCGCTTCGGTGCTGCTGGCCGAGCCCCGGCTGATCCTCGCCGACGAACCCACCACAGCGCTGGACGTCACCATCCAGGCGGAAGTCGTGGGCATCCTGGACCGGCTGCGCCGTGAACGCGGCATCGGCATGGTCTTCATCACCCACGACCTGGACCTGGCACTCGCGGTCTGCGGGCGCGTCGCGGTGATGTACGCGGGCCGGATCGTGGAGATCCGCGCCGCCGACGAACTGCACCACCGGGCCTCGCACCCGTACACGCTGGGACTGCTGGGCTCGCGGCCGTCCATCGATGCCCGGATGGAGCGGCTGGACGCCATTCCGGGACGCCCGGTCTCGGCGTTCGAAACGGGCCCGGGCTGCGCGTTCGCCGACCGCTGCGCGCATGCCCAGGACATCTGCCGGCGCAGCCGTCCGGAGCTGCTGCCCTTCCAGGACGGTCTGGTGCGCTGCCACCGGGTCGCCGAGATCTGCGCCGAGGAGGCGAGCGCATGA